TACGAGTATATGGACTTAGCTTTCAATAGTCTCTTCTGTTTGTTTGTTCCAGATCTTATTAAAATAATTTTCCATTTCTAGAGCATGTGCCTCGTCTGGAACTATTAATACAACTGTATCAAAGCCAGCAAGAGAACATTTTACTTCGGGTAGATGAGTTTCATCAATCACTGCTGCTAATAACGAAGCATTATCAGGAATTGTATGAATAATGGTTAAAAATTGGACATGTTCAACTTTAGTTACTACATCATTAAATAGATTTACTAGTTTTCCCTGTTCTGCTTGATTTTGTGTTTGCGAAGAATTTAATAAAGTGAATTTGAACTCTCCGCTTTCGTCGATTGCTTTAATTATTTCTATCTCCCTAATGTCTCTAGAGATAGTTGCTTGGGTAACATCTACGTTTTCCTCTTGTAAGCGAGCCAACAATTCTTCTTGGGTACGTATGGTGTATTGATTGATGATTTGTTTAATTAATGATTGTCGCTCATTTTTATGCAATTTATTCACCTCTATGCGTATTTTCATTCATTTTTGATTATAGCAGAAATGAAAATAAAGGGCTAGTTAATGATTTTTAAAACTAAACGTGGTATAAATATTACTAGAAAGAGCCAATTATTTCATCTTCTTTTTTAGCGGATTTACTGAAGTAAAGTTTAGAATTATTGCATCCATGGATTAAACAAAGGAGCATTTATCGATGAGTACACCTATTAATGTTTTTTCAGAAATTGGCAAGCTGGAAACAGTGATGTTGCATCGTCCAGGAAATGAGTTAAGTAATTTATTGCCAGATGAATTGCAAAATTTATTGTTTGACGATATTCCGTTTTTAGAACAAGCGCAGAAAGAACATGATTATTTTGCTGAAGTATTACAAGCAAAAGGAATAGAAGTTCTTTATTTAGAAGATTTGGCCGCAGAATCATTAAGGAATAAAGATATTCGTGAGAAATTTATTAAGCAATATCTAGATGAGGCCAATATATTTAATCAAACATTAAAAACAAAATTGCAAGAAAAACTAACCGCTATCAAAGATAATCGAGAGTTAGTTGATAAAACGATGGCAGGTGTACAAAAAGTGGAGTTACCCAAATATAAAGCTGTAAGCTTAACAGAAATGATGGACAACAGCTCTCCGTTTGTGATTGATCCACTACCAAATTTGTATTTTACTAGAGATAATTTTGCTACTGTAGGTCACGGTATCTCTTTGAACCGTATGTATTCTTCGACTAGACAACGTGAAACAATTTATGGTCAATATATTTTTGATCACCATCCACGTTTTTCTGGAAAAAATATCCCTAGGGTTTATGATCGTAATAATGTTAGTCAAATCGAAGGTGGGGATGAACTTATCCTTTCTGAAAAAGTGATAGCTATTGGTATATCTCAACGTACAGAAGCTATATCTATAGAAAGACTGGCTAAAAATGTTTTTGATCGAAAGTTAGGCTTTAATTGCGTGCTAGCATTTAATATTGGTCAAAAGCGTAAATTTATGCATTTAGACACAGTATTTACTATGGTTGATTATGATAAGTTTACGATACATCCTGAAATTGAAGAAATGTTGGAAGTATATTCGATCACACCAAAAAATACTGGAGAATTGAAAATTGCTAAGGAAAGAGGACGGCTTGAACATATCTTAGCTAAATATTTACATCGTGATTCTGTACAATTCATTCGTTGTGGCGATGGCAATCAAACGGCTGCTGCTAGAGAACAGTGGAATGATGGTTCAAATACTTTAGCGATTGCTCCTGGGGAAGTTATTGTATATGATCGCAATATGATAACAAATAAAGCGCTGGAAAGAGCTGGAGTGAAGTTAAATTATATCCCCAGTAGTGAACTAGTTAGAGGTCGTGGAGGCCCTCGTTGTATGAGCATGCCTTTGTCTCGTAAAAGTCTTACACAATAAAATACAGGAGCATTCATTATGACATCAATATTTCAAGGACGCAGTTTATTAGCTGAGAAAGATTTTACTCGTAAGGAATTAGAGTTTCTTATTAATTTTAGCTTGCATTTAAAAGACTTGAAAAAAAGAGGTATTCCTCATCATTATTTGGAAGGAAAAAACATTGCGTTACTATTTGAAAAAAATTCGACAAGAACACGCTCTGCTTTTACAACAGCATCGATTGATTTAGGCGCTCATCCAGAATTTTTGGGCGCGAATGATATTCAATTAGGGAAAAAAGAATCTGTAGAAGACACTGCAATCGTACTAGGTAGCATGTTTGATGGTATTGAATTTCGTGGTTTTAAACAGGAAACAGTTGAAGAGCTAGCTCAGTATTCTGGAGTTCCAGTTTGGAATGGCTTAACTGACCAATGGCACCCTACTCAAATGATTGCTGATTTTATGACTGTTGAAGAAGCTTTTGGACAATTAGAAGGTCTTACGCTTGTTTATGTTGGTGATGGCCGCAATAATATGGCAAATAGTCTTTTAGTCACAGGTGCAATTTTAGGAGTGAATGTACGGATCTGTTCACCTAAAGAACTTTCACCTACACAAGAAGTGGTTGATTATGCTGAGAAATTTGCTAAAGAATCGGGTGCACAATTAATGGTTACTGACAATGTAGCCCAAGGCGTGAAAGACGCGAATGTTTTATATACTGACGTTTGGGTATCTATGGGGGAAGAAGAGAAGTTTGAAGAACGAATTAATTTATTGAAACCTTACCAAATTAACATGGATATGGTTCAAAAAACAGGGAACCAGGATAATAATTTAATTCTACTTCATTGCTTACCTGCTTTTCACGATACGAAGACTCGATACGGAGAAATGGTTTCTGAAAATTTTGGTATTGACGAAATGGAAATTACTGACGAGGCCTTTAGAAGTAAATATGCATGGCAATTTGAAGAAGCAGAAAACCGTATGCATTCAATTAAAGCCATTATGGCAGCAACGTTAGGTAACTTATTTATTCCCTATGTATAAGTTTGTAATTAGTTTTTAATAAAAAAGCAGAGATGTAATGTAAAGTTTCACGAGAATAAAAACTAGCTATAGAAATCGGTTTCTGCAATTAGTAAGCCTCGCTCGCTAACTTTATGGCGATTAACGGGTCCTAGCAGAAACCGATTGAACTTTTTTACTTTATTTTTACTTATATTACAGCTCTACTTTTTTTCATAAATCTTTAACCATCATTTTTTGCTGCATTTTGTACAGCTTTTGCTACTGTTTTAACCACACTTTGGTTAAATGCATCTGGGATAATATAATCTCTAGTTAATTGTTCCTTAGGTATTACCTCGGCAATCCCTTTAGCTGCAGCAATTTGCATTTTATCAGTAATGTCATATGCTCGAGAATCTAAAGCACCACGAAAAATACCAGGAAATGCTAAAACGTTATTGATCTGATTTGGAAAATCGGAACGACCAGTACCAACGATAAAAGCGCCGCCTTTTTTAGTCTCATCAGGCATAATCTCTGGTGTTGGATTAGCCATAGCAAAGATAATTGGTTTTTCATTCATATCTTTGATCCATTCTTGTTTTAGGACACCAGGGGCTGAAACGCCAATAAAGACATCCGCGCCTTTCAAGGCTTCATGTAGATCTCCTTTTTGGTGATTTTTATTGGTTAATGTAGCAATTTCTTTATGACGTTGTTCAAGCTTAGAGTTGTCTTCTGAGATAATCCCTGTTTTATCAACAAGTTTTATATTTTTAGCACCAGCTTTTAAAAATTTCTTTGTAATGGCAATGCCAGCAGCGCCTCCGCCGTTAATTACGATATGAGCGTCCTCTAGTTTTTTATTCGATAGTTTCAAAGCATTATATAAAGCGCCTAAGACGATAATTGCTGTGCCATGTTGATCATCGTGAAAAACTGGGATGTCAAGTTCATCTTTCAAGCGTTGTTCAATTTCGAAACAGCGAGGAGCTCCAATATCTTCTAAGTTAATTCCTCCAAAAGAAGGCGCGATTGCTTTGATATGAGAAATAATCTCTTCAGTGTTTTGTGTATTGAGACAAATAGGGATTGCGTCTACACCAGCGAATTCCTTAAATAAAACTGCTTTTCCTTCCATAACTGGAATAGCAGCTTCGGCTCCTATATTACCTAACCCCAATACAGCAGAACCATCTGTTACGACAGCGATAGTATTTTTTTTACCTGTGTATTTATAAACCTTTGATTGATCCTCATGGATAGCAGTGCTAACAGCAGCAACTCCTGGAGTATAAGCAACAGCCAAGTCTTCCATGCTTTTGACATCTACTTTGGAATGTATTTCCAATTTCCCTCCGTTTTCTTCACTAACCCGTAATGCCTCTTTTTTTGCATCAACCATTCATTAACACTCCTTTAATTGATATTGAATCATTATTTTTGTTTAGGGACTTTCAAACTAATTGCTCGAACAATCTGAGTAGAGGCTTGGGCAAAAAGTTAGTAAGTGACAATTAAAGTATAACAATAGTTAGTGCTTACAACAAGGCTATTAAAACTTATAGAGTCTGTTTACTTGCAATATAAAAAATAAGTCTTTATGCTAAAAAGCATTGAAATTATTTTAGAAAAGGGTTAACCATATGCAAACAAAAATAAAAAAATTTAATGACCTAACTCTTTTAGAATATCATCAGTTGATGAAAATAAGGACGTCCGTATTTGTAGTAGAACAGAACTGCCCTTACCAAGAGGTTGATGATGTTGATCTAACTGCCTTTCATTTTTGGTTAGAAAACCAAAAAGAAATGGTTGCTTATGCGCGTGTTTATCAACAACAGCAAACCATTCATTTTGGTAGGGTGTTAGTTAAAAAAGAAGAAAGAGACAAAGGGCTAGGAAAACAATTAATGCAGCAATTAATGGGATGGATTGAACAAAACTTTCCAGAAAAAATCATTCATATTGAAGCGCAAGCTTACTTACAAGAGTTTTATACTAGTTTTGGTTTTCGCGCTGTTTCTGAAAAATATTTATTAGATGGGATTTCTCATATCGATATGCAAAAAGGTTAGTTTCTTATTAAATGGAGTAAGCTGCGAGCAAACAAACTAGAAAGTAAGAAAGAATTTTGTTATAATTAATTCAAATCTCATAAAAAATTTGAAGATCAAGAGAGTATTTTTTCATTGTTTTACCAAGCGATTTCGGATTTTGGTGGAAGCCGATTAAAACATGGAAAGAGAAACGCACTTGTGAGAATTTATTTTATAAACGGGATCTGCCGTTATCAGATAAAGTTGGTTTGAATACGAACAACAAGAGTGGTACCGCGGGTAATCTCGTCTCTAGCGTTTAAAATGCTGGAGACTTTTTTTATGAAAAATAATAATAAAAATTGGAGGATACAATGAAAAATAAAGAAGTTGTAGCAAAAGCAATCTTTGATGTAGTAAAAGATGATTTGACACTTGAACAAGTAGAACAGTTACTAGAATATCCTAAATCGGAGGAACATGGGGATGTCGCATTTCCTGCGTTTTCTTTAGCTAAAATTTATCGTAAAGCGCCCCAACAAATTGTTAGTGATTTGGCTGAAAAGATAGATGACTCTACTTTTGAAAAGATTGAAGTTGTGGGACCTTACTTAAATTTTTTCATGGATAAAAAGAAAGTTTCGCATGATGTCTTAACTACGGTAATTGAGCAAGGAGCACACTATGGTGATTTTGATCTAGGTAATAATGATAATGTTCCTATAGATATGTCTTCACCTAATATAGCTAAACCTATATCTATGGGGCATTTACGTTCAACAGTCATTGGAAATTCAATCGCCCTTATTTTACAAAAAGTTGGTTACCACCCGATAAAAATTAATCATTTAGGGGACTGGGGAACGCAGTTTGGTAAATTAATTACCGCTTATAAAAAATGGGGAACTGAAGAAGAGGTACGTAATGACCCAATCGGAGAATTATTACGTTTATATGTTAAATTTCATGAAGAAGCAGAGGAAGACCCTTCATTAGAAGAAGAAGGACGAGCAGCCTTTAGACAATTAGAAAACGATGAACAAGAAGCTGTTAACTTATGGCAATGGTTTCGCTCAGAATCATTAAAAGAATTTGATAAGATATATGATATGTTAGGAATAACATTTGATTCTTATAAAGGGGAGGCCTTTTATGAGGATAAAATGAATGAAATTGTTGAATTGTTGGAAGAAAAACATTTATTAAAAGAAGATCAAGGTGCCGAAATTGTAGACTTGTCTGCTTATGATCTTAACCCGGCTTTGATCAAAAAACGTGATGGAGGTACGCTTTATATAACTCGTGATATGGCGGCAGCTTTGTATCGTAAACGAACATATGATTTTGCTAAATCACTATACGTTGTAGGAAATGAGCAAAGTTATCACTTTAAACAATTAAAGGCTACATTAAAAGAAATGGGATATGATTGGGCAGATGATATGCACCACATTCCGTTTGGCTTAATTACAAAAGATGGGAAAAAACTTTCAACACGTAAAGGCCAAATTGTTT
This region of Tetragenococcus osmophilus genomic DNA includes:
- the argF gene encoding ornithine carbamoyltransferase — its product is MMTSIFQGRSLLAEKDFTRKELEFLINFSLHLKDLKKRGIPHHYLEGKNIALLFEKNSTRTRSAFTTASIDLGAHPEFLGANDIQLGKKESVEDTAIVLGSMFDGIEFRGFKQETVEELAQYSGVPVWNGLTDQWHPTQMIADFMTVEEAFGQLEGLTLVYVGDGRNNMANSLLVTGAILGVNVRICSPKELSPTQEVVDYAEKFAKESGAQLMVTDNVAQGVKDANVLYTDVWVSMGEEEKFEERINLLKPYQINMDMVQKTGNQDNNLILLHCLPAFHDTKTRYGEMVSENFGIDEMEITDEAFRSKYAWQFEEAENRMHSIKAIMAATLGNLFIPYV
- the argS gene encoding arginine--tRNA ligase, giving the protein MKNKEVVAKAIFDVVKDDLTLEQVEQLLEYPKSEEHGDVAFPAFSLAKIYRKAPQQIVSDLAEKIDDSTFEKIEVVGPYLNFFMDKKKVSHDVLTTVIEQGAHYGDFDLGNNDNVPIDMSSPNIAKPISMGHLRSTVIGNSIALILQKVGYHPIKINHLGDWGTQFGKLITAYKKWGTEEEVRNDPIGELLRLYVKFHEEAEEDPSLEEEGRAAFRQLENDEQEAVNLWQWFRSESLKEFDKIYDMLGITFDSYKGEAFYEDKMNEIVELLEEKHLLKEDQGAEIVDLSAYDLNPALIKKRDGGTLYITRDMAAALYRKRTYDFAKSLYVVGNEQSYHFKQLKATLKEMGYDWADDMHHIPFGLITKDGKKLSTRKGQIVLLEDVLNDAVRSAQEQIAEKNPSLENKEEVADQVGIGAVIFHDLKNDRLNTFDFTLDEVVRFEGETGPYVQYTYARAMSILRKAGFTPNKEKNYALDDKQSWEIVKFIQGYPEMILEAADKYEPSVVAKHAIKLAQAFNKYYGNTRILAEDEQQEARLALVYVVTVLLKEDLHLLGLQAPARM
- a CDS encoding GNAT family N-acetyltransferase; the protein is MQTKIKKFNDLTLLEYHQLMKIRTSVFVVEQNCPYQEVDDVDLTAFHFWLENQKEMVAYARVYQQQQTIHFGRVLVKKEERDKGLGKQLMQQLMGWIEQNFPEKIIHIEAQAYLQEFYTSFGFRAVSEKYLLDGISHIDMQKG
- the arcA gene encoding arginine deiminase; its protein translation is MSTPINVFSEIGKLETVMLHRPGNELSNLLPDELQNLLFDDIPFLEQAQKEHDYFAEVLQAKGIEVLYLEDLAAESLRNKDIREKFIKQYLDEANIFNQTLKTKLQEKLTAIKDNRELVDKTMAGVQKVELPKYKAVSLTEMMDNSSPFVIDPLPNLYFTRDNFATVGHGISLNRMYSSTRQRETIYGQYIFDHHPRFSGKNIPRVYDRNNVSQIEGGDELILSEKVIAIGISQRTEAISIERLAKNVFDRKLGFNCVLAFNIGQKRKFMHLDTVFTMVDYDKFTIHPEIEEMLEVYSITPKNTGELKIAKERGRLEHILAKYLHRDSVQFIRCGDGNQTAAAREQWNDGSNTLAIAPGEVIVYDRNMITNKALERAGVKLNYIPSSELVRGRGGPRCMSMPLSRKSLTQ
- a CDS encoding NAD(P)-dependent malic enzyme, whose product is MVDAKKEALRVSEENGGKLEIHSKVDVKSMEDLAVAYTPGVAAVSTAIHEDQSKVYKYTGKKNTIAVVTDGSAVLGLGNIGAEAAIPVMEGKAVLFKEFAGVDAIPICLNTQNTEEIISHIKAIAPSFGGINLEDIGAPRCFEIEQRLKDELDIPVFHDDQHGTAIIVLGALYNALKLSNKKLEDAHIVINGGGAAGIAITKKFLKAGAKNIKLVDKTGIISEDNSKLEQRHKEIATLTNKNHQKGDLHEALKGADVFIGVSAPGVLKQEWIKDMNEKPIIFAMANPTPEIMPDETKKGGAFIVGTGRSDFPNQINNVLAFPGIFRGALDSRAYDITDKMQIAAAKGIAEVIPKEQLTRDYIIPDAFNQSVVKTVAKAVQNAAKNDG
- a CDS encoding arginine repressor encodes the protein MHKNERQSLIKQIINQYTIRTQEELLARLQEENVDVTQATISRDIREIEIIKAIDESGEFKFTLLNSSQTQNQAEQGKLVNLFNDVVTKVEHVQFLTIIHTIPDNASLLAAVIDETHLPEVKCSLAGFDTVVLIVPDEAHALEMENYFNKIWNKQTEETIES